In Labilithrix sp., a genomic segment contains:
- a CDS encoding efflux RND transporter permease subunit, with product MRGVVLWAAKNAFLAIMICLGIIGAGVFAAKELAIDAVPDLTNVQVQVVTRASALSATEVESQITQPIERGMAGVPGLRLTRSVSKLGISIVWLIFDDSVDVYFARQLVNERLIQIKEQIPPEMGKPELGPITTALGEIYMFELRGDGRSPEELRTMVEWQIGPKLRQVQGVIEVVGFGGALKQYRVTLDPARLAAHGVSIENVKEAIARDNRVGGGGYVESSGEQIVLRGDARFKGLEDIAATVVRTDESGIPVRIAQLGVVDTGPAQRQGAMTRDGRGEIVGGSVLMLKGENSREVVARVKEAIEEVGPRLPNGVSIEPYYDRAEFIDRVLHTVAKNLSEGAIIVVVCLLLTLGSLRAGLLVAGAIPFAMLVGFIGLNAVGYTGNVMSLGAIDFGIVVEGAVLMVEHAMSHGANIADRNRRRRMIMNSMAGVAKPAVFSVVITILVFLPLVTLEDIEGKMFRPVVISLCFMLAGALFYALVLVPAVGPRFLQGSEDAKEPWLIRKLRVVYAPALDFVLKRPGAAIAGAFVLCIGLLSTGATMGAEFLPRIFEGAYALDVLRPPSTNVKQAIDLSKITEQVLKETPEVETVVSRIGRPEGAVDFAGPESSDCFVILKPREKWRSGMTPEKLAQELSDKLERTVPATLHAFSQPIEMRVNDLVAGIKGDVAIKVYGEDLAQMQEVADQIRKVVASTPGAADTKMEIATGLPSLRVLVNRDKVGRVGVPPGSILDALAMARAGQTVGVVREGERVFDLVVRLGGDRVDDESDLERLPLATQGGNLVPLSMVADVKLEDTTVIVGREQMKRRLIVQTNVRGRDMVGFVKEAQAKVAQLNVPKSMDVVWGGQFENFNRAKSRLSLLVPISIGVIALMLVFMFRRLSYTVITLLNLPFAVGGGVFAMILRGLPFSIPAGVGFIALCGVAVMTGIVMTQSLVDTPLEGDPTDPKSAVARVRQASLSAFRAPFSTALVAAIGFIPAAIATGTGSEVQRPLATVVIGGLLVGMVVSLLALPAMLLLVARRDALNPVPDEDLDDGLRDIKSIPPPHGAHGAHAHGE from the coding sequence ATGCGCGGCGTAGTCCTATGGGCGGCGAAGAACGCGTTCCTCGCGATCATGATCTGCCTCGGCATCATCGGGGCGGGCGTGTTCGCGGCGAAGGAGCTCGCGATCGACGCCGTGCCCGACCTCACGAACGTGCAGGTCCAGGTCGTCACGCGCGCGTCCGCGCTCTCGGCGACCGAGGTCGAGTCGCAGATCACGCAGCCGATCGAGCGCGGCATGGCCGGCGTGCCGGGGCTGCGCCTCACCCGCAGCGTCAGCAAGCTCGGCATCTCGATCGTCTGGCTCATCTTCGACGACAGCGTCGACGTGTACTTCGCGCGCCAGCTCGTCAACGAGCGGCTCATCCAGATCAAGGAGCAGATCCCGCCCGAGATGGGGAAGCCGGAGCTCGGCCCGATCACGACCGCGCTCGGCGAGATCTACATGTTCGAGCTCCGCGGCGACGGGAGGTCGCCGGAGGAGCTCCGCACGATGGTCGAGTGGCAGATCGGCCCGAAGCTCCGCCAGGTGCAGGGCGTGATCGAGGTCGTCGGCTTCGGCGGCGCGCTCAAGCAGTACCGCGTCACGCTCGACCCCGCCCGCCTCGCCGCGCACGGCGTCTCGATCGAGAACGTGAAGGAGGCGATCGCGCGCGACAACCGCGTCGGCGGCGGCGGGTACGTCGAGTCGTCGGGGGAGCAGATCGTCCTCCGCGGCGACGCGCGCTTCAAGGGCCTCGAGGACATCGCCGCCACCGTCGTCCGCACCGACGAGTCCGGCATCCCGGTCCGCATCGCGCAGCTCGGCGTCGTCGACACCGGACCGGCGCAGCGCCAGGGCGCGATGACGCGCGACGGACGCGGCGAGATCGTCGGCGGCAGCGTCCTCATGCTCAAGGGGGAGAACAGCCGCGAGGTCGTCGCGCGGGTGAAGGAGGCGATCGAGGAGGTCGGCCCCCGCCTCCCGAACGGCGTCAGCATCGAGCCGTACTACGACCGCGCCGAGTTCATCGACCGCGTCCTCCACACCGTCGCGAAGAACCTCTCCGAGGGCGCGATCATCGTCGTCGTCTGCCTCCTCCTCACGCTCGGATCGCTCCGCGCCGGCCTCCTCGTCGCGGGGGCGATCCCGTTCGCGATGCTCGTCGGCTTCATCGGCCTCAACGCGGTCGGCTACACCGGCAACGTGATGAGCCTCGGCGCGATCGACTTCGGCATCGTCGTCGAGGGCGCGGTGCTGATGGTCGAGCACGCGATGTCGCACGGCGCGAACATCGCCGACCGCAACCGGCGGCGGCGCATGATCATGAACTCGATGGCGGGCGTCGCGAAGCCGGCGGTGTTCAGCGTCGTCATCACGATCCTCGTCTTCCTCCCGCTCGTCACGCTGGAGGACATCGAGGGCAAGATGTTCCGCCCCGTCGTCATCTCGCTCTGCTTCATGCTCGCCGGCGCGCTCTTCTACGCGCTCGTGCTCGTCCCCGCGGTCGGGCCCCGCTTCCTCCAGGGCTCCGAAGACGCGAAGGAGCCGTGGCTCATCCGGAAGCTCCGCGTCGTCTACGCGCCCGCGCTCGACTTCGTGCTGAAGCGTCCGGGGGCGGCGATCGCCGGCGCGTTCGTGCTCTGCATCGGGCTCCTCTCGACCGGCGCGACGATGGGCGCCGAGTTCCTCCCGCGCATCTTCGAGGGCGCCTACGCGCTCGACGTCCTCCGCCCGCCGAGCACGAACGTGAAGCAGGCGATCGACCTCTCGAAGATCACGGAGCAGGTGCTGAAGGAGACGCCCGAGGTCGAGACGGTGGTGAGCCGCATCGGCCGCCCCGAGGGCGCGGTCGACTTCGCGGGCCCGGAGTCGAGCGACTGCTTCGTCATCCTCAAGCCGCGGGAGAAATGGCGGAGCGGGATGACGCCGGAGAAGCTCGCGCAGGAGCTCTCCGACAAGCTCGAGCGCACGGTCCCGGCCACGCTCCACGCGTTCAGCCAGCCGATCGAGATGCGCGTCAACGACCTCGTCGCCGGCATCAAGGGCGACGTCGCGATCAAGGTCTACGGCGAGGACCTCGCGCAGATGCAGGAGGTCGCCGATCAGATCCGGAAGGTGGTGGCGTCGACGCCGGGCGCCGCGGACACGAAGATGGAGATCGCGACCGGGCTCCCCTCGCTCCGCGTCCTCGTCAACCGCGACAAGGTCGGGCGCGTGGGCGTGCCGCCGGGCAGCATCCTCGACGCGCTCGCGATGGCGCGCGCGGGTCAGACGGTGGGCGTCGTGCGCGAGGGCGAGCGCGTGTTCGACCTCGTCGTGCGGCTCGGCGGCGATCGCGTCGACGACGAGAGCGACCTCGAGCGCCTCCCGCTCGCGACCCAAGGCGGCAACCTGGTCCCCCTCTCGATGGTCGCCGACGTGAAGCTCGAGGACACGACCGTGATCGTCGGCCGCGAGCAGATGAAGCGCCGCCTCATCGTGCAGACCAACGTGCGCGGGCGCGACATGGTCGGCTTCGTGAAGGAGGCGCAGGCGAAGGTCGCGCAGCTCAACGTCCCGAAGTCGATGGACGTCGTGTGGGGCGGGCAGTTCGAGAACTTCAACCGCGCGAAGTCGCGCCTCTCGCTCCTCGTCCCGATCTCGATCGGCGTCATCGCGCTGATGCTCGTCTTCATGTTCCGGCGCCTCTCGTACACCGTGATCACGCTCCTGAACCTCCCGTTCGCGGTCGGCGGCGGCGTCTTCGCGATGATCCTGCGCGGCCTCCCGTTCAGCATCCCCGCCGGCGTCGGCTTCATCGCGCTCTGCGGCGTCGCGGTCATGACCGGCATCGTCATGACGCAGAGCCTCGTCGACACGCCGCTGGAGGGCGATCCGACGGACCCGAAGAGCGCCGTCGCGCGGGTGCGGCAGGCCTCGCTGAGCGCGTTCCGCGCGCCCTTCAGCACCGCGCTCGTCGCCGCGATCGGCTTCATCCCCGCCGCGATCGCGACCGGCACCGGCTCGGAGGTGCAGCGTCCGCTCGCGACCGTCGTCATCGGCGGCCTCCTCGTCGGGATGGTCGTCTCGCTCCTCGCCCTGCCGGCGATGCTCCTCCTCGTCGCGCGCCGCGACGCTCTGAACCCAGTCCCCGACGAGGACCTCGACGACGGCCTCCGCGACATCAAGAGCATCCCCCCGCCCCACGGAGCCCACGGAGCCCACGCCCACGGCGAGTAA
- a CDS encoding TMEM165/GDT1 family protein, protein MDWKLFVSTFGAIFVAELGDKTQLAALSLSAGSKSKWIVFLGSALALTASSAIAVALGEGVSRFVSPVWLKRAAGVIFVALGLLFLLRPSAD, encoded by the coding sequence ATGGACTGGAAGCTGTTCGTCTCGACCTTTGGCGCGATCTTCGTGGCCGAGCTCGGGGACAAGACCCAGCTCGCGGCGCTCTCGCTCTCCGCGGGCTCGAAGTCGAAGTGGATCGTGTTCCTCGGCTCCGCCCTCGCGTTGACCGCGAGCTCGGCGATCGCGGTGGCGCTGGGTGAAGGCGTGAGCCGCTTCGTCTCGCCGGTGTGGCTGAAGCGGGCGGCCGGCGTCATCTTCGTCGCGCTCGGCCTGCTCTTCCTGCTCCGTCCCAGCGCCGACTGA
- the ftsE gene encoding cell division ATP-binding protein FtsE, translated as MFEDVFKSYRPGAPVLRGMNLIIERGEFVFITGPSGSGKSTLLRILYAAEKPDEGRILFLGRDIVRLRGESVPFLRRNIGVVFQDFKLVQSWSVFENVAITLEVLGLPSRLIRSRVGEALERVGLHGRGGDPAGVLSGGEQQRVAIARAIVGEPALILADEPTGNLDPQLALDILGLFEEIHDAGTTVLFATHDRSLLDVRARRLIVLDEGKAMDVPNGVGGEEDRFEHSLPI; from the coding sequence ATGTTCGAGGACGTCTTCAAGTCGTACCGGCCCGGCGCCCCCGTCCTCCGCGGGATGAACCTCATCATCGAGCGCGGCGAGTTCGTCTTCATCACCGGGCCGTCGGGGTCCGGCAAGAGCACGCTCCTCCGCATCCTCTACGCGGCGGAGAAGCCCGACGAGGGGCGCATCCTCTTCCTCGGGCGCGACATCGTCCGCCTCCGCGGCGAGTCGGTCCCGTTCCTGCGCCGCAACATCGGCGTCGTCTTCCAGGACTTCAAGCTGGTGCAGTCGTGGAGCGTCTTCGAGAACGTGGCGATCACGCTCGAGGTGCTGGGGCTCCCTTCGCGCCTCATCCGCTCGCGCGTCGGCGAGGCGCTCGAGCGCGTGGGGCTCCACGGTCGCGGCGGCGATCCGGCGGGCGTGCTCTCCGGCGGCGAGCAGCAGCGCGTCGCGATCGCGCGCGCGATCGTCGGCGAGCCCGCGCTCATCCTCGCGGACGAGCCGACCGGCAACCTCGATCCCCAGCTCGCGCTCGACATCCTCGGCCTCTTCGAGGAGATCCACGACGCGGGCACGACCGTGCTCTTCGCGACGCACGATCGCTCGCTCCTCGACGTCCGCGCGCGCCGCCTCATCGTCCTCGACGAAGGCAAGGCGATGGACGTCCCGAACGGCGTCGGCGGCGAAGAAGACCGCTTCGAACACTCGCTGCCTATCTGA